The proteins below are encoded in one region of Shewanella putrefaciens:
- a CDS encoding DUF6701 domain-containing protein → MAIKHFYHAVMAILMLIFSTSVMAFDPIDQNEIFAKVAQGHHGYNSNVCHQISSPQLMINGNGIINGTGGESLDYCSSNNGSGLSDNSCDDGSGGVRKCTIDGSDIRGLRLAGSNVFLSSDASGGGIGYCNSGDQFILGADGDNQFGDISLYSACSLTLSATQSEYRFNKIEVGGGATLVLPKGDYWIDSFSLNQNSKVILQGDVRIFVRQKFELNGSKFNENSSATALIIGYSDIQLNSGTLLNGRVYSDEKLSLNDNSIINGRVTSRYLAISSGSINDDLPVTSLKLQFGKATTTSVTFPNAFPVGVKPLIFLMPTISTTNPNSDGPASAFLVSVSNTGFTWEQSEPTSSGNYYIAANAMSEVHWIAVTPGNYVLSNGKRLTAGTVVTNRALNLESSAWVSRPLDANLTVRLNQLQTRNNNCWLTSVSQPYSGGIQLNLDVSEVYSNKSNNRRCEPENEKLLDDETIGYLAVEPGTGTLVLDGENVHYQFGTALTHSSGGSVRTLVEQCAYYTSLSGFVNPPTFVAGKGSRLGGDGGWLRRCHLSATQVSMVNDEDTYQDLERIHRSEDYGFVALEKIEPVVLQCFNDDFSQSALSNDWVVSRSSGRFTPSIQGGRLRLTEAQSSQSTASTYQRLFPAADNLVEIQFDHYAYGGNGADGIALVLSDASITPQPGAFGGPLGYGYKPGISGFAGGWLGVGIDEFGNFSGEGGSYNIGQRRQSVAVRGSGVGTSGYRYLHGACNDGTTNTSGNCLSPVVDGNNVSPAHRYKITIDSQSAGRSIVKIERNTGSGFVTLVPAFDAAAEANQASIPNDFLLSLTGSTGGSNNNHEIDNVQICALKSNPIGTQIDHFEFDHTGQGLTCNPETVTIRACANASCSQLFTDPITATLLPDSTADGVWIGGNQVSFTNGSTQLQLRRNTPGVVTLGVKGSSPTTKPLSKTLCRIGAGALSENNCSLTFADSGFIFDVPDKRANKPVDVLVKAVKKSDTSQQCVPSFQNQTKTLNFWSSYVEPSALISPQAVTINSSAIGASSAAPTAFNLVFDAEGQSSISVNYPDAGKLQLEAKYTGTGDEQDLVMTGSDQFVSVPAGLCVKPVDTSALCPSANMSCNAYRKAGQDFAMTVQAVAWQSDSDADFCSGNLPTANFSDAQMKLTTRVIAPSIADGGHNGALGITSYSHIAQTNNLNTLNNQSISEVGVFQIAAQAQPNYLGAASSLNIPIAYSANLGRFVPDRFLVADVSVIAACGNFSYMDQPFPMSMTLSALNIGGDVTQNYFPPFSLATAKLVGENNNDGIDLQSRLSALPINAASWSQGVATVDATYRANVSRVTPNILSNLYQDGPFESLDIGVQALDNDPRPNGINSYVAAPDMDAASIGLCTNCNAKKISTQTLRHGRVIMDNTYGPETEILKMPIRAEYWNGTSWVLNTYDSCTTAVYGLGSQIDDTGLGYHFDPDLTTGQSINRSGAGSAFQMGQFDLLWRAVTTSGELYRGQVTAPLDVPAWLEWYWNWNGVTPTALSDPRASAYFGRYRGHDRIIYWREVN, encoded by the coding sequence GTGGCAATTAAACATTTTTATCACGCAGTAATGGCTATCTTAATGTTGATATTTTCAACATCTGTAATGGCATTCGATCCCATAGATCAGAACGAGATTTTTGCCAAAGTTGCCCAAGGGCACCATGGTTATAACTCAAATGTGTGTCATCAAATATCATCTCCTCAGTTGATGATAAATGGTAATGGCATTATTAATGGCACTGGCGGTGAAAGCTTAGATTATTGTTCGAGCAATAATGGCAGCGGACTTTCAGACAACAGTTGTGACGACGGTAGTGGTGGTGTTCGCAAATGCACTATCGATGGCAGCGATATTCGAGGCTTAAGGTTAGCAGGGAGTAATGTATTTTTATCTAGCGATGCATCAGGGGGAGGCATTGGATATTGTAATAGTGGAGATCAATTCATTTTAGGGGCGGATGGTGATAATCAGTTTGGTGATATTTCGCTTTATTCCGCCTGTAGCTTAACCTTATCTGCCACTCAGAGTGAGTATCGATTTAATAAAATAGAGGTAGGTGGTGGAGCGACACTGGTGTTACCCAAAGGGGATTATTGGATAGATAGCTTTAGCTTGAACCAAAATTCAAAGGTAATTTTGCAAGGAGATGTCCGAATTTTTGTGAGGCAAAAATTTGAGTTAAATGGCAGTAAATTTAACGAAAATAGCTCTGCGACTGCTCTTATTATAGGTTATAGCGATATTCAGCTTAACAGTGGTACTTTGCTCAATGGACGAGTTTATAGCGATGAAAAATTAAGTCTTAATGATAACTCCATCATTAATGGGCGCGTCACTAGCCGTTATTTAGCCATAAGTAGTGGCAGTATTAATGATGATTTGCCCGTCACATCTTTGAAACTGCAGTTTGGTAAAGCGACTACAACATCAGTGACCTTTCCAAATGCTTTTCCTGTGGGGGTGAAACCGCTTATTTTTTTAATGCCGACTATATCGACCACTAATCCTAACAGCGATGGGCCAGCATCAGCATTTTTGGTGAGCGTGAGCAATACAGGCTTTACTTGGGAGCAAAGTGAGCCCACTAGTTCAGGAAATTATTATATAGCTGCTAATGCTATGTCTGAAGTGCATTGGATAGCTGTGACTCCCGGTAACTATGTATTATCGAATGGTAAACGCTTAACTGCGGGGACAGTCGTGACAAATCGTGCGTTGAATCTGGAGTCATCGGCTTGGGTGAGTCGGCCCTTAGATGCCAATTTAACGGTAAGATTGAACCAGCTGCAAACCCGTAATAATAACTGTTGGCTCACCAGTGTTTCCCAGCCCTATAGCGGTGGTATTCAATTAAATTTGGATGTCTCCGAGGTGTATAGCAATAAGAGCAATAATCGGCGCTGCGAGCCAGAAAATGAAAAGTTACTCGATGATGAAACCATAGGTTATTTAGCGGTAGAGCCAGGTACAGGCACACTAGTGCTAGATGGTGAAAATGTTCACTATCAATTCGGTACTGCGCTGACCCATTCGAGTGGTGGGAGTGTGAGAACCTTGGTCGAACAATGTGCCTATTACACCAGTTTGAGCGGCTTTGTTAATCCCCCGACATTCGTCGCGGGTAAGGGTTCTCGACTAGGAGGCGATGGAGGTTGGCTTAGACGCTGTCATCTGAGTGCGACCCAGGTCAGTATGGTTAATGATGAGGATACCTATCAAGATCTCGAACGCATCCATAGATCAGAAGACTATGGTTTTGTGGCGTTAGAAAAAATCGAGCCTGTTGTGCTGCAGTGTTTTAATGATGATTTCTCCCAAAGTGCCTTAAGCAATGATTGGGTGGTTTCTCGAAGTAGTGGGAGGTTTACTCCTTCGATTCAAGGTGGACGTTTACGCTTAACCGAAGCCCAATCGAGCCAATCTACGGCATCGACCTACCAAAGACTATTCCCCGCGGCTGATAACTTGGTTGAGATCCAGTTTGACCATTATGCCTACGGTGGCAATGGTGCCGATGGTATTGCCTTAGTGTTGTCGGATGCATCTATCACTCCGCAGCCCGGAGCCTTTGGCGGTCCCTTAGGTTATGGCTATAAACCCGGTATTAGCGGTTTTGCTGGTGGTTGGCTTGGGGTTGGTATCGATGAGTTTGGTAATTTCTCCGGCGAAGGCGGTAGTTACAATATTGGCCAGCGCCGCCAGTCGGTTGCGGTTCGCGGTTCGGGTGTGGGAACCAGCGGTTATCGCTATTTACATGGGGCTTGTAATGATGGCACGACTAATACCAGTGGTAACTGTTTATCACCCGTGGTCGATGGCAATAATGTGTCGCCCGCCCACAGATATAAAATCACTATCGACTCCCAATCTGCGGGCCGATCTATTGTCAAAATCGAGCGCAATACGGGGTCAGGATTTGTAACCTTAGTGCCCGCGTTTGATGCTGCAGCAGAAGCTAATCAGGCAAGTATCCCCAATGATTTTCTGCTGTCACTCACGGGCTCAACTGGCGGTTCGAACAATAATCATGAGATTGATAATGTGCAGATTTGTGCACTTAAATCGAATCCTATCGGCACCCAAATCGATCACTTTGAATTTGATCATACGGGTCAAGGATTAACCTGTAATCCCGAGACTGTAACCATAAGAGCCTGTGCGAACGCGAGTTGTAGCCAGCTTTTCACCGATCCGATTACGGCGACCTTATTGCCCGATTCTACGGCCGATGGCGTGTGGATTGGTGGGAATCAAGTCAGTTTCACTAATGGTTCGACGCAATTACAGCTGAGGCGTAATACGCCCGGGGTCGTGACTTTGGGGGTTAAGGGCTCAAGTCCTACGACTAAACCTTTAAGTAAAACCCTGTGCCGTATTGGGGCTGGCGCGTTAAGTGAAAATAATTGCTCACTCACCTTTGCCGATAGCGGTTTTATTTTTGATGTACCCGATAAACGGGCTAATAAACCCGTCGATGTGTTAGTCAAAGCGGTCAAAAAATCCGATACAAGCCAGCAATGTGTGCCGAGTTTTCAAAATCAGACTAAGACTTTAAATTTTTGGAGTAGCTATGTGGAACCGAGCGCACTAATTTCTCCCCAAGCTGTCACTATTAATAGCTCGGCGATCGGCGCCTCGAGCGCTGCGCCCACGGCATTTAACCTAGTGTTCGATGCCGAAGGGCAGTCAAGCATCTCGGTCAATTACCCCGATGCAGGCAAGTTGCAGTTAGAGGCTAAATACACTGGAACAGGGGACGAGCAAGATTTAGTGATGACGGGTTCCGATCAATTTGTGAGCGTGCCTGCGGGGTTATGTGTCAAACCCGTCGATACCAGTGCCCTTTGTCCGAGTGCCAATATGAGCTGCAATGCCTATCGCAAGGCGGGGCAAGATTTTGCCATGACAGTGCAAGCTGTGGCTTGGCAGTCCGATAGTGATGCCGATTTTTGCAGCGGTAACCTGCCAACCGCTAACTTTAGCGACGCGCAGATGAAGCTTACAACTAGAGTCATTGCGCCAAGCATTGCCGATGGTGGCCATAATGGTGCGCTTGGCATCACGTCCTATAGCCACATTGCGCAAACCAATAATCTCAATACTCTCAATAATCAAAGTATTAGCGAAGTCGGCGTATTCCAAATTGCGGCGCAGGCGCAGCCGAACTACCTGGGCGCTGCCAGCAGTTTAAATATCCCCATTGCTTACTCTGCCAATTTAGGTCGTTTTGTGCCCGACAGGTTTTTAGTGGCTGATGTGTCTGTTATTGCTGCCTGTGGCAACTTTAGCTATATGGATCAGCCGTTCCCTATGTCAATGACCTTAAGTGCGCTCAATATCGGTGGGGATGTGACGCAAAACTATTTCCCGCCGTTTTCACTCGCGACCGCAAAATTGGTGGGTGAAAACAATAATGACGGTATCGATCTCCAGAGCCGTTTAAGTGCCTTACCTATCAATGCCGCAAGTTGGAGTCAAGGTGTGGCGACTGTCGATGCCACTTATCGCGCTAACGTTAGCCGAGTCACCCCTAATATATTGAGTAACCTATATCAGGACGGCCCCTTTGAGTCACTCGATATTGGAGTACAAGCACTGGATAACGATCCGCGTCCTAATGGTATCAATTCCTACGTGGCTGCGCCGGATATGGACGCTGCATCAATAGGCCTATGCACTAACTGTAATGCTAAGAAAATCAGCACCCAAACCCTGCGCCATGGCCGTGTGATAATGGACAATACCTACGGCCCAGAAACAGAAATCCTGAAAATGCCGATTCGGGCGGAATACTGGAATGGGACGAGTTGGGTATTAAATACCTATGATAGCTGCACAACGGCTGTGTATGGTTTGGGTTCGCAGATTGATGATACTGGCCTTGGCTATCACTTTGACCCAGATTTGACTACAGGACAGAGCATTAACCGTTCCGGTGCGGGGTCGGCATTTCAAATGGGCCAATTCGATTTACTCTGGCGGGCGGTCACAACCAGCGGTGAATTATATCGCGGACAAGTGACGGCGCCTTTAGATGTCCCCGCCTGGCTCGAATGGTATTGGAACTGGAATGGCGTAACGCCAACGGCCTTATCCGATCCCCGTGCGAGCGCATATTTTGGACGTTATCGTGGCCATGACAGAATCATCTACTGGCGGGAGGTCAATTAA